The DNA window AGCGCGCGGATGAACCCGCGCGGCATCGGCCGGCCGGAAATGGGGAAATTCTGCACGGCGCGCTGGGTCTGGGCCCCCCAGAGGGCGGCCTCGGGGACCTGCAGTTCCCCCATGCTGTCGTGTTCGAGTCGGACCTTGTGCGGCATCAGCGTGTTTCCTTCTGGATAAAAGGCTACGGCTGGCACGCGGTGGTCAGTCCGCAACGGCTGGCGAGGAGCGGCGAAGGATACGCCGCGGGGCGTGACATGGGCGACAGGGGTAAACTGTGCGGCCCTTGAGGCCCCGCCAGGCCGCGCACTGCGCGCCGGCGCCCTTGCTCCCTCTTCCCTTCCATCAGCCACTTTTCAATGACCAACGCGACCCTGCTTGCCCTGTCCCCGCTCGATGGCCGTTACGCGTCCAAGGTCGACGCCCTGCGCCCGATCTTCTCCGAGTACGGCCTGATCCGCGCCCGCATCAAGGTCGAGGTGGAGTGGCTGCTGGCCCTGGCAGCCGAGCCGGGCATCACCGAACTGGCGCCCTTCTCCGCCGCCGCCGTGCAGAAGCTGCGCGCGCTGGCCGAGGATTTCAGCGTCGAGCAGGCCGGACGGGTCAAGGAGATCGAGCGCACCACCAACCATGACGTCAAGGCGGTGGAGTATTTCATCAAGGAGCAGCTCAAGGGCGATGCCGAGTTGGGGCCAGCACTGGAGTTCGTGCACTTCGCCTGCACCAGTGAGGACATCAACAACCTGTCCTATGGGCTGATGCTCGCGCAGGCGCGGCGCGAGGTGCTGCTGCCGGGCTTGGAGGGCATCGCCGCCAGCCTGCGCACCCTCGCCCATGCCCAGGCTGACCAGCCGATGCTCTCGCGCACCCATGGCCAGACCGCCTCGCCGACTACCCTGGGCAAGGAAATCGCCAACGTCGTCGCCCGCCTGGAGCGTCAGCTCAGGCAGATCGCCGCGGTGGAACTGACCGCCAAGATCAACGGCGCGGTCGGCAACTACAACGCGCACGTGGTCAGCTACCCGGACGTGGATTGGCCGGCCTTCGCCCAAGCCTTCGTCGAAGGCCTGGGTCTGGTCTTCAATCCCTACACCACCCAGATCGAGCCGCACGACAACGTGGCCGAGATCGGCGATGCCACCCGCCGCGCCAATACCATCCTGGTGGATCTGTCGCGCGACATCTGGGGTTACATCTCGCTGGGCTATTTCAAGCAGAAGCTGAAGGACGGCGAAGTCGGCTCCTCGACCATGCCCCACAAGGTCAATCCGATCGACTTCGAGAACGCCGAGGGCAACTTCGGCGTGGCCAATGCGCTGTTCGAGCACTTCTCGGCCAAGCTGCCGATCAGCCGCTGGCAGCGCGACCTGACCGACTCCACCGTGCTGCGCGGCCTGGGCACCGCCTTCGGCCATACCCAGGTCGCCGTGGATTCGCTGGCCAAGGGCCTGGGCAAGCTGGAGCTCAACCCACAGCGCCTGGATGCTGACCTGGATGCCGCCTGGGAAGTGCTGGCCGAAGCCGTGCAGACCGTCATGCGCCGCCACGGCCTGCCCAACCCCTACGAGCAGCTCAAGGCCCTGACCCGCGGCCAGGGCATCACCGCCGCGTCGATGCAGGCCTTCGTCGAATCACTGGACCTGCCGGCCGAGGCCAAGGCGCGCCTGCGCGAGCTGACCCCCGGTGGCTACACCGGCCTGGCCTCGTCATTGGCCAAAGCGATCTAGGGAAGAACCCCGAATCTCAGCGAACAGGGTCAAACCTGGCTTCCATCGTGACGCTGGCTGCCGTCTGGGCGGCGGCGCTTCACCGACAGCTTCGGATCTCAGCCGGCAGCCGCCATGCG is part of the Pseudoxanthomonas sp. JBR18 genome and encodes:
- the purB gene encoding adenylosuccinate lyase; the encoded protein is MTNATLLALSPLDGRYASKVDALRPIFSEYGLIRARIKVEVEWLLALAAEPGITELAPFSAAAVQKLRALAEDFSVEQAGRVKEIERTTNHDVKAVEYFIKEQLKGDAELGPALEFVHFACTSEDINNLSYGLMLAQARREVLLPGLEGIAASLRTLAHAQADQPMLSRTHGQTASPTTLGKEIANVVARLERQLRQIAAVELTAKINGAVGNYNAHVVSYPDVDWPAFAQAFVEGLGLVFNPYTTQIEPHDNVAEIGDATRRANTILVDLSRDIWGYISLGYFKQKLKDGEVGSSTMPHKVNPIDFENAEGNFGVANALFEHFSAKLPISRWQRDLTDSTVLRGLGTAFGHTQVAVDSLAKGLGKLELNPQRLDADLDAAWEVLAEAVQTVMRRHGLPNPYEQLKALTRGQGITAASMQAFVESLDLPAEAKARLRELTPGGYTGLASSLAKAI